One Pichia kudriavzevii chromosome 3, complete sequence genomic window carries:
- a CDS encoding uncharacterized protein (PKUD0C03130), with protein MIGDLFRKRDTSSLASAGPTQTGSSGMIGMPQIKAPSCYSQENENTAGIPGNPSTFNLNHPLSSIPLSHLSREHGNTLSSNYEMNNIHRVPLPEGDTLTDQTNVNMPSLYGLSPDMKLPSPTFRLSDKLPCIRMVIVQDAGIRKKQPLFDSAVVFNKNFSAMQQKLNKKIHHSINELSLFMFGSFGMPISENNISTKIHYLPSLPGMPSSILITRLFSIDASFVLKPSQTCQDISDWHPTPLIRTNEMPQHENTSIRFSIGLVIPTSSSMESVRDEVTENWLEFSKSFLDIQNLIVIKLKNLHFIQQRIKLKPIQQVQVSVNSSVSCMDNSKLDKLNFQAYCLQSDPEVYQEFSSFIKSIVSLIEIPRLFIDIKHSNQSLIDWASTLSLWLELKDGRSHCYDNVDMIHTSMQETFTGSTPLNATNSIKFLAFLLSILLPLRNKLFSSPHKEATLYSTMRIVIGTANPVVSQKLILILAGLLGYEEYSGLYDESLDLKIDRKNRSRNGSIAVDSRPDPIPIPSGKTSDDASTGTPVCSVQTRNNSLVVDSLNMSIENSVKYPNSPSVSTFSANVKPQRISVPSLTRTSSYASLQNLSSSYNNSVGSQSSWRAGFGSFMDRWKSSVTPSPTTSQHSHASSMPSPNIVEYDEFPWSMNKKSTNLLSSSPAPSMMSEQTSFSKHTAKYKLSNTLHTNTYKAKGEYSISRSTNNLLGAKLNSLSLLVSDQINQIMRDEFECYLDACNESVVDVSMKNKDTCITTNGTVIPLPMLTGYVPQFMPKFSMLACPNKYVQEQLFVPAMKNDLRRDNISNTTIFSVNLGMRRVNVLEMKAKEKFSRDESCKLYSTRSSSDSNCSTDGDTLKSKPKSNLTKSFHTEYELNQSTLFAPNKMSNADNIDFKKYINSLEKTDALDKILDRISLTIENFFDDLSLASDNSEEDGDDENTQKSRENECCERIRDSIEEIMCLFPVET; from the coding sequence ATGATAGGGGATCTTTTCCGTAAGAGAGATACCAGCTCTCTAGCCTCGGCTGGCCCTACTCAAACAGGTTCTTCGGGGATGATTGGAATGCCACAGATCAAAGCTCCCTCATGCTACTCGcaagagaatgaaaatacGGCAGGAATCCCAGGAAATCCGTCCACTTTTAATTTAAACCACCCGTTATCATCCATCCCACTCTCCCATCTTAGCAGAGAGCATGGTAATACACTATCTTCCAATTATGAGATGAATAACATCCACAGGGTGCCTCTGCCAGAAGGCGATACTTTGACGGATCAAACAAATGTAAATATGCCGTCACTTTACGGCTTGAGCCCAGACATGAAGTTGCCATCTCCGACCTTTAGGTTGTCGGATAAATTACCCTGTATCAGAATGGTGATAGTTCAAGACGCAGGAATAAGGAAGAAACAACCGCTTTTTGATTCCGCAGTTGTGTTCAACAAAAACTTCTCAGCAATGCAACAGAAGCTGAATAAGAAAATACATCATTCTATAAATGAGCTCTCCTTATTCATGTTTGGCTCATTTGGAATGCCTATTTcagaaaataatatttcAACTAAAATTCATTATCTACCTTCACTACCTGGCATGCCCTCCTCGATATTGATAACGAGACTGTTTTCGATTGATGCCTCATTTGTTTTAAAACCAAGTCAAACTTGTCAGGATATTTCTGACTGGCATCCAACTCCGTTAATTAGAACAAATGAAATGCCCCAACATGAGAATACTTCGATCAGATTTTCCATAGGCCTGGTAATTCCAacctcatcatcaatggAGTCAGTGAGAGATGAAGTAACCGAGAATTGGCTGGAATTTTCGAAATCCTTTTTGGATATACAGAACCTTATAGTCATTAAATTAAAAAATCTTCATTTCATTCAACAGAGAATTAAATTAAAACCAATACAGCAAGTCCAGGTATCGGTCAACAGTTCAGTAAGTTGTATGGATAACTCAAAATTGGACAAACTTAATTTCCAAGCGTATTGTTTACAATCTGACCCAGAGGTTTATCAGGAGTTTTCCTCTTTTATTAAAAGCATTGTATCTCTCATTGAAATACCACGGCTTTTTATAGACATTAAACACTCAAACCAATCGTTAATAGACTGGGCTTCTACTCTTTCGCTTTGGCTTGAGTTAAAAGATGGAAGGTCACACTGTTATGATAACGTGGATATGATCCATACCTCAATGCAAGAAACCTTCACAGGAAGTACACCACTTAATGCTACGAACTCGATCAAGTTTCTAGCTTTTTTGTTGTCTATTTTGCTACCTCTCAGGAATAAGCTGTTTTCGAGTCCACATAAAGAGGCAACCCTTTATTCTACAATGAGAATCGTAATTGGTACAGCTAACCCGGTTGTGTCACAAAAACTGATTTTAATTTTGGCTGGATTATTGGGTTATGAAGAATATTCTGGATTGTACGACGAATCACTTGATTTAAAGATTGACAGGAAAAACAGAAGTAGAAATGGTTCTATTGCTGTAGATTCACGTCCTGATCCCATTCCAATTCCGTCAGGAAAGACCAGCGATGACGCATCAACTGGAACTCCAGTATGCTCTgttcaaacaagaaacaattCTTTAGTTGTTGACTCGTTGAATATGAGCATCGAAAATAGCGTGAAATACCCCAATTCCCCCTCTGTGTCCACATTTTCAGCCAATGTTAAACCACAAAGAATCAGTGTTCCTTCACTGACCAGAACATCTTCATATGCTTCTTTGCAGAATCTATCGAGCTCCTATAATAACAGCGTTGGCTCTCAGAGTTCATGGAGAGCAGGGTTTGGTTCCTTCATGGATAGATGGAAATCTTCCGTTACACCATCGCCCACTACTTCCCAACATTCTCATGCCTCATCAATGCCATCACCAAACATTGTTGAGTATGACGAATTTCCTTGGTCCATGAACAAAAAGTCAACGAACTTACTGTCATCATCCCCTGCCCCTTCCATGATGTCGGAACAGACTTCCTTTTCAAAACACACCGCTAAATACAAACTTTCAAATACCCTACACACTAATACTTATAAAGCTAAGGGTGAATATTCGATATCCAGATCTACTAATAACTTACTTGGTGCAAAACTGAATAGCCTATCTCTTTTAGTTAGTGACCAGATCAATCAGATAATGCgtgatgaatttgaatgttATTTGGACGCATGTAATGaatctgttgttgatgtgAGTATGAAGAACAAGGATACATGTATTACTACGAATGGTACTGTTATTCCTCTACCGATGCTCACGGGATATGTTCCACAGTTTATGCCtaagttttcaatgttgGCATGCCCAAATAAGTATGTTCAGGAGCAACTATTTGTCCCTGCTATGAAGAATGACCTTAGAAGAGATaatatttcaaatacaactattttttctgtaaatTTAGGCATGAGAAGGGTGAACGTTTTGGAAAtgaaagcaaaagaaaaattttctAGAGATGAATCTTGTAAGCTATATTCTACAAGGAGCTCTTCAGATTCAAATTGTAGTACTGATGGAGATACATTGAAATCCAAGCCGAAATCCAACTTAACTAAATCTTTTCATACCGAATATGAGCTAAATCAATCTACCCTTTTTGCTCCAAACAAAATGTCAAATGCAGATAATATCGACTTTAAAAAATACATCAACTCTTTAGAAAAAACTGATGCATTAGACAAGATATTAGATAGAATTTCTCTGACTATTGagaatttctttgatgatttAAGCCTTGCATCGGATAATTCTGAAGAggatggtgatgatgagaaTACCCAGAAATCTCGAGAGAACGAATGTTGCGAGAGGATACGTGACTCAATCGAAGAAATCATGTGTTTGTTTCCGGTCGAGACTTGA
- a CDS encoding uncharacterized protein (PKUD0C03140; similar to Saccharomyces cerevisiae YLR383W (SMC6); ancestral locus Anc_4.237) — MKRSRSDDYLDDTSRHETDTNFAETDTEFTPNATPPSKKGRLGSHPDESFNLAESGFERIKESQLNVEDAMTQVDDKWNKKRRKRTIEKMTQMPNTSVPDDESPSEAGVIERLELFNFMCHHAFSLNFGPQTNFIIGRNGSGKSAVLTGISVALGAKATDTDRGNSLKCLIMHGKNTARAIVTIKNQGPEAYMPEEFGDKIIIERTLRADRPHSLAIKNSRNKTISTTKKTVDKILEYFGITIANPMTILTQTEAKTFLAHSSDKDKFNSFMEGTRLKESFGNIKHIERNANEIKFTLERNQAVYEELKDKFKKAKKVWSSFKDSEEFSRKRETLFGKKIWVEYKKQEKASRQALRVKQNKEDEIADNLKKIDVEKSEIAQMESELQLLETGEIEESRRKVEDLSLEKQSTQGIVTAHQSEVKKIHSQITHIKSQIDDDNRKILKLEKMIAAERKRAEDSNDDNIDKLKRFKTEKEKRLGELSSQKFELSSSIDILRNDLKELDNRAKQELGSLNGEIRNLENKVRSAKQQESSNRPENAFDSNMNRLMIDLRSQRFKNEIVGPLGMHIEVKKDYAKWGHLLENIIQRQLTMFVASNHSDVAVLRNRFRFFNIQSEIAIRQREVFDYSHTTPKSKYPSILDVLKIEDESIRCMLVDTMKLNATLLVPNRIEAQRELETDSQGLISSIFCLVDNNVIRIYKRNNSLQTDPFNLSQRSPARLRIEGDSIAGILQRDLDEQLKARTEKEKELHLAKQSKSSEITAMQSKLNECRTQTAEINQAIKKVEAKLENLEVGTSKLESLEEEKDIMVSNVALSVQKLEPLQAQLNEAEKNVDIQIDLYKSISAEYKNAKSAYTEKIKQQKSHSSLIGFKKQAIKHHISDNIRLSDDIKKLDEFLEYTKQELETLHEQASKFCSFDEAQLDKRTTIESIDAEIKSITEYLAEIENRQGITKEQAELNLIKANSELKEIHKKFEDTVILHNQLHKALEDRLNNLLQTTYLTFQEVESVFVQALKIRRFRGKIEFNIKKGTLTLKVATKETGPLRPVESFSGGEKSYSQIAFLFAIWGPMHSRIRGLDEFDVFMDNVNRRIALKLILNKVAENPKRQTIFITPLSVANIEGLDSSTVHIHEISPPDRANL; from the coding sequence ATGAAAAGATCGAGATCGGATGATTATCTTGACGACACCAGTCGACATGAGACTGATACAAATTTTGCTGAAACCGACACAGAATTCACACCTAATGCCACACCACCTAGCAAAAAAGGGCGACTAGGCAGTCATCCTGATGAATCATTTAATCTTGCCGAATCTGGTTTTGAGAGGATCAAAGAATCACAATTGAATGTGGAAGATGCAATGACTCAGGTTGATGATAAATGGAACAAAAAACGGCGTAAAAGAACGATCGAGAAAATGACGCAGATGCCAAACACAAGCGTACCTGATGATGAAAGTCCTTCGGAGGCAGGGGTAATAGAAAGACTTGAACTATTCAATTTTATGTGTCACCATgctttttcattgaattttggTCCACAGACTAATTTTATTATCGGTAGAAATGGATCGGGTAAATCGGCGGTGCTAACTGGTATTTCAGTTGCTCTTGGTGCAAAAGCCACAGATACAGATCGAGgcaattctttgaaatgtCTGATTATGCATGGTAAAAACACCGCACGTGCAATCGTCACCataaaaaatcaaggtCCTGAGGCTTATATGCCTGAAGAATTCGGtgacaaaatcatcattgaaagaACTCTCAGAGCAGATAGACCACATTCCCTGGCTATTAAGAATTCgagaaacaaaaccatCTCAACTACCAAAAAAACCGTGGACAAAATCTTGGAGTATTTTGGGATTACAATTGCTAATCCAATGACTATTCTAACTCAAACTGAGGCAAAAACATTTCTTGCACACTCCAGTGATAAGGATAAGTTCAACAGTTTTATGGAAGGTACTAGACTGAAAGAATCTTTTGGCAATATAAAACATATTGAACGAAatgcaaatgaaattaaatTTACTCTAGAACGAAACCAAGCAGTATATGAGGAGCTGAAggacaaattcaaaaaggCCAAAAAGGTGTGGTCTTCATTCAAAGATTCTGAAGAATTCTCcagaaagagagaaactTTATTTGGTAAGAAAATATGGGTCGAGTACAAGAAGCAAGAGAAGGCAAGTAGGCAGGCTCTGCGTGTTAAACAGaataaagaagatgaaatagCAGACaatctgaagaaaattgatGTTGAGAAAAGTGAAATAGCACAGATGGAAAGTGAGTTACAATTACTTGAAACTGgggaaattgaagagagtAGACGGAAAGTAGAAGATTTGTCTCTCGAAAAACAGTCAACACAGGGTATCGTTACAGCTCACCAAAGTgaagtgaaaaaaattcataGTCAGATAACACACATTAAATCTCAAATTGACGATGATAACAGAAAGATCCTGAAGCTCGAAAAAATGATTGCTGCCGAGAGAAAGAGAGCTGAGGATTCAAATGATGACAATATTGacaaattgaagagattcAAGAcggaaaaagaaaaacgtTTAGGCGAGCTGAGTAGTCAAAAATTTGAGCTGAGCTCATCCATAGATATTCTCCGTAATGATCTGAAAGAGCTAGATAATAGAGCTAAGCAGGAACTTGGGAGTTTAAATGGGGAAATTCGAAACCTTGAAAACAAAGTCAGAAGTGCCAAGCAACAAGAAAGTTCAAACAGACCGGAAAATGCATTTGACAGCAATATGAATAGATTAATGATAGATTTGCGTTCCCAAAGgttcaaaaatgaaatagTTGGTCCTCTAGGAATGCATATCGAAGTCAAAAAAGATTATGCAAAATGGGGGCATTTATTAGAAAATATTATACAACGTCAACTCACAATGTTTGTTGCTAGCAACCATTCAGATGTGGCTGTATTGAGAAATAGATTTcgatttttcaacattcaAAGTGAGATTGCTATTAGGCAACGTGAAGTATTTGATTATTCACATACGACCCCAAAATCTAAATACCCATCAATTCTTGATGTTCTAAAAATTGAGGATGAAAGTATCAGGTGCATGTTAGTGGACACCATGAAACTAAATGCTACTCTCTTGGTTCCGAACAGAATTGAAGCGCAGAGGGAGTTGGAAACTGATAGTCAAGGTCTAATCTCATcgattttttgtttggttgatAATAACGTCATCCGaatttacaaaagaaacaatagCTTGCAAACTGATCCTTTTAATCTCTCTCAAAGATCACCTGCAAGGTTACGTATCGAGGGCGATTCTATTGCGggaattcttcaaagagaCTTAGATGAACAACTGAAAGCAAGAAcggaaaaagaaaaggagcTACATCTGGCAAAACAATCCAAGTCTTCAGAGATCACTGCTATGCAGTCCAAACTAAATGAGTGTCGTACACAGACTGCGGAAATAAATCAGGCTATCAAAAAAGTGGAAGCAAAACTAGAAAACTTAGAAGTGGGTACATCTAAGCTAGAGTCgcttgaagaagaaaaggacATTATGGTTTCAAATGTGGCTTTGAGTGTGCAAAAATTAGAACCATTGCAAGCACAGTTGAATGAAGCCGAAAAAAATGTCGATATCCAAATCGACTTATACAAGTCAATTAGTGCAGAATATAAAAACGCTAAAAGCGCAtatacagaaaaaataaaacaacaaaagtCACACTCTTCTTTGATCGGATTCAAAAAGCAAGCTATCAAGCATCACATTTCTGACAACATAAGGCTTTCTGATGATATAAAAAAGTTGGATGAATTTTTGGAGTATACTAAACAAGAGTTGGAAACTTTACATGAACAGGCTTCTAAGTTTTGTTCATTTGATGAGGCACAGTTGGACAAAAGAACTACAATCGAATCAATTGATgctgaaatcaaaagtatTACCGAATATTTAGCCGAAATTGAGAATAGGCAAGGTATTACTAAAGAACAAGCTGAACTCAATCTTATTAAGGCAAATTCTGAGTTGAAAGAAATACATAAGAAGTTTGAAGACACAGTTATACTACATAATCAACTTCACAAAGCATTGGAAGATAGGTTAAACAACTTGCTTCAAACCACATATTTGACGTTTCAGGAAGTCGAGTCTGTTTTCGTTCAAGCTCTCAAGATAAGGCGTTTTAGAGgcaaaattgaatttaatATTAAAAAAGGGACTTTAACTCTAAAAGTTGCAACTAAAGAAACAGGACCTCTTCGTCCTGTCGAGTCTTTTTCTGGTGGTGAAAAATCATACAGCCAGATTGCCTTTTTATTTGCCATCTGGGGACCAATGCATTCTAGAATAAGAGGCTTAGATGAGTTTGATGTCTTCATGGATAATGTTAATCGTAGAATTGCCTTAAAATTAATTTTGAACAAAGTTGCAGAAAACCCTAAAAGGCAAACAATTTTTATCACGCCACTCAGTGTGGCAAACATTGAAGGATTAGATAGTAGCACTGTACACATTCATGAAATCTCTCCACCAGATAGAGCTAATCTATAA
- a CDS encoding uncharacterized protein (PKUD0C03150; similar to Saccharomyces cerevisiae YLR382C (NAM2); ancestral locus Anc_4.236), translating into MANSNLARRAKVVAQGLVDLASLDQKWLARWRARCNNKFINPRRLINEDKKDLKKMYSLTMFPYPSGSLHMGHLRVYSISDTLARYYRMKGYDLIHPMGWDAFGLPAENAAVERGVNPEVWTKSNIQKMKAQMELMLTDFDWSREVSTCDPEYYKHTQKIFLEFLKHGLAYRKKAEINWDPIDKTVLANEQVDSEGRSWRSGAVVEKKLLEQWFLGITKYAGALNKDLELLEDWPSKVKAMQRNWIGESKGAEIKFQVCKDAKSHLEGHLPVDILDIFTTRAETIFSVQYLALSFSHPITQFISKNDPKLREFIDRLNKDGEESEKSKEGYLLPDVYATNPLDAGVKIPLFVAPYVIGTYGSGAVMGCPAHDVRDFEFWINNMGSSSAIIHSVEPINESDYIEGEPFVSKEGKMNINSRFLEGMTTSDARIQVVKELKLIQMGYFKTNYRIRDWLISRQRYWGAPIPVIHCDSCGIVPVPDEDLPVKLPHVDKLLGRGGSPLAQIEDFVNCECPKCKKPAKRDTDTMDTFMDSSWYMFRFLDSKNESLPFDDKIASKYMPVDQYIGGVEHAILHLLYSRFVSKFFNDIKWYENDAMRGEPFKQLITQGMVHGKTFINPKNGRFLKPEEYELNENGDAIIKESGEIASVSYEKMSKSKYNGADPAECINRHGADATRAHILFQAPINDILDWEEAKIIGIERWLKKVLKLSVDLADRSETGAMCAIDARVEPDTTSNIELHNEVYDFERGIDSAFGKTPSLNTLIAYYMKYTNSLIDAMKKNDVTNDFLQYKFLNLLKFMAPVTPATCEEAFELFNYRNTRGDSYPFLLEAEWPQVSPKIESHVNYNVMIDGKMRFVHRAHENFSNASTDECISQLVTTSDGEKYLSNVEVKKVILKKDTIVIMTNQPKKQRKKKGPQNTTEK; encoded by the coding sequence ATGGCAAATTCTAATTTAGCACGAAGAGCAAAGGTTGTTGCTCAGGGCCTTGTGGATTTGGCTTCTTTGGACCAAAAATGGTTAGCTCGTTGGAGAGCAAGATGTAATAACAAGTTTATCAATCCACGTCGGCTAATAAATGAAGACAAAAaggatttgaaaaaaatgtattcATTAACGATGTTTCCCTATCCCTCCGGTAGCTTACACATGGGCCATTTAAGAGTTTATTCCATCAGTGACACGTTGGCAAGATATTACAGAATGAAAGGTTATGATTTGATCCATCCAATGGGTTGGGATGCCTTTGGTTTGCCCGCTGAAAATGCTGCTGTTGAGAGAGGTGTGAATCCAGAGGTTTGGACTAAGTCAAACATCCAAAAAATGAAAGCTCAGATGGAGTTAATGTTGACCGATTTTGATTGGAGTAGGGAGGTGTCTACTTGTGATCCGGAGTATTACAAGCATACTCAAAAGATATTTTTagaatttttgaaacatgGTCTTGCTTACCGTAAAAAGGCAGAGATAAATTGGGATCCTATTGACAAAACTGTTCTAGCCAACGAACAGGTTGACTCTGAGGGTAGGTCTTGGAGATCAGGTGCAGTTGtagaaaagaaattacTAGAACAATGGTTCTTGGGGATAACCAAATATGCAGGCGCTCTTAATAAAGATTTGGAACTGTTAGAAGATTGGCCTAGTAAAGTTAAAGCCATGCAACGGAATTGGATTGGAGAGTCGAAAGGTGCAGAGATTAAATTTCAAGTATGTAAGGATGCTAAGTCCCACTTGGAAGGACACCTACCTGTCGATATCCTTGACATTTTTACAACTAGAGCAGAAACTATCTTTAGCGTTCAGTATTTAGCTCTCTCCTTCTCTCACCCTATTACCCAATTTATATCCAAGAATGATCCAAAACTGAGAGAATTTATTGATAGGCTTAACAAAGATGGCGAAGAGTCTGAGAAATCCAAAGAGGGATATCTTTTACCTGATGTTTATGCTACCAATCCACTTGATGCTGGTGTAAAGATCCCTCTTTTTGTTGCCCCATATGTTATAGGCACTTATGGAAGTGGTGCAGTTATGGGATGTCCTGCTCATGATGTGAGAGATTTTGAGTTCTGGATCAATAATATGGGATCTAGCTCCGCCATCATTCACTCGGTCGAGCCAATTAACGAATCCGATTATATTGAAGGTGAACCTTTTGTTTCGAAGGAGGGTAAGATGAATATCAACTCCAGATTTTTAGAGGGTATGACTACAAGTGATGCTAGAATACAGGTAGTTAAAGAGTTGAAGCTAATTCAAATGGGATACTTTAAAACAAACTACAGAATTAGAGATTGGTTAATTTCCAGGCAGCGTTATTGGGGCGCACCAATTCCTGTCATTCATTGTGATTCGTGTGGCATTGTCCCCGTTCCAGATGAAGATTTACCTGTCAAGCTACCACATGTTGATAAATTATTAGGTAGAGGTGGGTCTCCTTTAGCTCAAATAGAAGACTTTGTTAACTGCGAGTGTCCTAAATGCAAAAAACCTGCCAAGAGAGACACAGACACCATGGATACTTTCATGGACTCTTCTTGGTATATGTTTAGATTCCTCGACTCTAAAAATGAAAGTTTACCTTTTGACGACAAGATTGCATCTAAATATATGCCTGTCGATCAATATATAGGTGGAGTTGAGCATGCTATTCTACATTTATTGTATTCTAGGTTTGTTAgtaagtttttcaatgacatCAAATGGTATGAGAATGATGCTATGAGAGGCGAACCATTCAAGCAATTGATTACTCAAGGTATGGTTCATGGTAAAACTTTCATCAACCCAAAGAACGGAAGGTTCTTGAAACCTGAGGAGTATGAActcaatgaaaatgggGATGCGATTATAAAGGAGTCAGGCGAAATCGCAAGTGTTTCCTACGAGAAAATGTCTAAATCTAAATATAACGGGGCTGATCCAGCAGAGTGCATAAACAGACATGGTGCTGATGCCACAAGGGCACATATTCTTTTCCAAGCTCCAATTAACGATATCTTAGATTGggaagaagcaaaaatcATTGGTATTGAGAGATGGCTGAAAAAAGTGCTAAAATTGAGTGTGGATTTGGCAGACAGATCTGAAACTGGAGCTATGTGTGCAATCGATGCTCGCGTGGAGCCGGATACCACAAGCAATATTGAATTACACAATGAAGTCTATGATTTTGAGAGAGGCATTGACTCTGCATTTGGAAAAACACCTTCTTTGAACACTTTAATTGCCTACTACATGAAATACACCAATTCGTTGATTGATGCGATGAAAAAGAACGATGTTACCAACGATTTCTTGCAAtataaatttttgaatctaTTGAAGTTCATGGCACCAGTCACTCCGGCTACATGTGAGGAAGCATTTGAACTATTCAATTATAGGAACACAAGAGGTGATTCGTATCCATTTCTCCTTGAAGCGGAATGGCCTCAAGTTTCTCCGAAAATCGAATCACATGTTAACTATAACGTCATGATTGACGGAAAAATGAGGTTTGTTCATCGAGCACACGAAAATTTCTCTAATGCTTCTACGGATGAGTGTATTTCCCAATTAGTCACCACCTCCGACGGAGAAAAGTATCTTTCCAATGTGGAGGTAAAAAAGGTCATTCTCAAAAAAGACACAATCGTGATCATGACCAACCAGCCGAAAAAGCAACGGAAAAAGAAGGGCCCACAAAACACTACCGAGAAATAA
- a CDS encoding uncharacterized protein (PKUD0C03160), producing the protein MVLERSLVKIHIFQQRLQFISSLLTSPKFYRALNNVFSDPSKLDRTLGTLCYLALFVSAILKKYPKFRRKIQEVVVYLERLTAVFYNSTIQRFKLKHGLFEISENDLSPTLKDDEIPPKIANIAATLGDFSSYISDIRIFNRGFSIPGCIADMLEASSLLKCGNVYDFISTWCISLYQPAETIAFLFDHNWLLRDRQGNNCLWWYAVSTRLWFVWVVAELGKVSLAILRKRGRHIPKSQFIEFIEHLATLPLCVHWSLEDGWLSPLSVGFFGTLAGGLTTIDMWKDICRDLGKKDLRNQL; encoded by the coding sequence ATGGTACTAGAGAGAAGTTTGGTGAAGATTCATATATTCCAACAGAGATTACAGTTTATATCAAGCTTGCTTACCAGTCCAAAGTTTTACCGAGCCTTGAACAATGTATTCAGTGATCCTTCTAAATTGGATAGAACGTTGGGGACATTATGCTATCTTGCACTATTTGTGAGTGCTATCTTGAAGAAGTATCCTAAGTTTAGGCGTAAAATACaagaagttgttgtttACCTGGAAAGACTGACAGCCGTGTTTTACAATAGTACCATACAGAGGTTTAAGTTAAAGCATGGgctctttgaaatttccgAGAATGATCTTAGCCCTACATtgaaagatgatgaaattccACCAAAAATCGCCAATATAGCTGCAACTCTTGGTGACTTTTCATCATATATTTCGGATATTCGAATATTCAATCGTGGGTTTTCCATTCCTGGTTGCATAGCTGATATGTTGGAGGCCTCCTCATTGCTAAAATGTGGAAATGTATATGACTTCATTTCAACTTGGTGCATATCTCTCTATCAACCAGCCGAGACGATTGCATTCTTATTTGATCATAATTGGTTATTGCGTGACAGGCAAGGGAACAATTGCTTGTGGTGGTATGCTGTTTCTACTCGCTTATGGTTTGTGTGGGTGGTGGCGGAGTTAGGAAAGGTATCCCTAGCTATTCTCAGAAAGAGGGGTAGGCACATTCCCAAGAGtcaatttattgaatttattgaacATTTGGCTACGTTGCCGTTATGCGTTCATTGGAGCTTGGAAGATGGATGGTTAAGTCCGTTGAGTGTTGGTTTTTTTGGAACACTAGCCGGGGGCTTAACAACCATTGATATGTGGAAAGACATATGCAGAGATCTAGGGAAAAAAGACTTAAGAAATCAATTATAA